From a single Polynucleobacter asymbioticus QLW-P1DMWA-1 genomic region:
- a CDS encoding outer membrane protein assembly factor BamE, translated as MQNCLELFNRFFSHFLRGVSSSARAGYITLAIFGLLTVAGCTSAVNDTQRAWMNYIFRPYVPDVVQGNFISSEQYAKLQLGMSREQVRQILGTPLLASYFHANRWDYVFEFKRAGKRVGDERHVTVFFDGDKVVKFEGDALPTDVELVAEIDNYSKSKRSFWEVITGTNKPPITPPLQQPEIMEPSPVDNLPAGTPLPAATSSSDSASSGSFWDFLSFSSKDSATQPLPQSETLGPGDLNIPPASEAKQ; from the coding sequence ATGCAAAATTGCCTTGAACTTTTTAATCGTTTTTTTAGCCACTTTTTAAGGGGCGTTTCTAGCTCTGCCAGAGCTGGATATATCACTTTGGCTATATTTGGCCTTCTGACTGTTGCCGGATGCACATCAGCGGTAAATGATACGCAACGTGCTTGGATGAACTACATTTTTAGACCGTATGTTCCAGACGTGGTTCAGGGCAATTTTATTTCTAGCGAGCAATATGCCAAGTTACAACTTGGCATGAGTCGTGAGCAAGTGCGTCAAATTTTGGGTACACCTTTATTAGCAAGTTATTTTCATGCAAACCGCTGGGACTACGTTTTTGAATTCAAGCGTGCGGGAAAGCGCGTGGGAGATGAACGCCATGTCACAGTATTTTTTGACGGCGATAAAGTTGTGAAATTCGAAGGTGATGCATTACCGACAGATGTTGAGTTGGTTGCAGAGATTGATAATTACTCCAAATCAAAGCGTTCTTTTTGGGAAGTGATTACTGGTACCAATAAGCCACCAATTACACCACCGTTGCAGCAACCAGAAATAATGGAGCCTAGCCCAGTAGATAACTTGCCAGCAGGAACACCGTTGCCAGCAGCCACGTCTTCAAGCGATAGTGCTAGCAGCGGTTCTTTCTGGGACTTCTTGAGTTTTTCAAGTAAAGACTCGGCTACGCAACCCTTGCCGCAATCTGAAACACTGGGGCCTGGCGATTTAAATATTCCGCCCGCTAGCGAAGCAAAGCAGTAA
- a CDS encoding barstar family protein, with the protein MNNRSENTNTASFDEHSRAESWDSNDRLETESSAANIYAQGGLSRLQTYAANQVSGKKVTASWRAALAVRDAGPPAMLRSVRTNIVQSIRAFRTPDLQEAATELGQHFIYANCANAMTKGEVLESIAIAYSFTKQQAKNFDPLLDALTTTIDKTGPQPGFVVVLEGLPCTQKFDKEARETLLDVFRDAVDFWAERRTPYRVFYSFA; encoded by the coding sequence ATGAATAATCGCTCTGAAAACACCAATACAGCCAGTTTCGATGAACATAGCCGGGCTGAAAGTTGGGACAGCAATGATCGTCTAGAAACCGAATCGTCAGCTGCCAATATTTATGCTCAGGGCGGTTTATCTCGTTTACAAACCTATGCAGCAAATCAAGTTTCGGGGAAAAAAGTGACAGCTTCTTGGCGTGCCGCTTTGGCCGTTCGTGATGCCGGACCGCCGGCAATGTTGCGCAGTGTGCGCACTAACATCGTGCAATCTATACGAGCTTTCCGTACTCCAGATTTACAGGAAGCCGCTACAGAACTTGGCCAACATTTCATTTATGCAAATTGTGCAAATGCAATGACTAAAGGCGAGGTTTTGGAGTCTATTGCGATTGCATACTCATTTACAAAGCAACAAGCAAAGAATTTTGATCCTTTGTTAGATGCTTTAACTACGACTATTGATAAGACTGGCCCACAGCCAGGATTTGTAGTGGTGCTCGAAGGCCTACCTTGTACTCAGAAGTTTGACAAAGAGGCTCGTGAGACTCTATTAGACGTCTTCCGTGACGCGGTAGATTTTTGGGCAGAGCGTCGCACACCATATCGTGTGTTTTACTCTTTCGCTTAA
- a CDS encoding 16S rRNA (uracil(1498)-N(3))-methyltransferase — protein sequence MPQFYLPGPWESQKPTALTPEVAHHLRVRRIQVGETFPVFDGLGQVAQGELLSLSGKSGLAQLSNIRSDTHREAPYAITLAQGLAGGDKMDWIVEKAVETGAQIIAPLQCERSILKLTRSSDLERAQKRLLHWEGIIQAACEQCDRTVLAKLEPIQTFSSYLQDGVKPKLKLLLSPDATQSLYSVLIENEPQNIILMIGPEGGHSPDEEKQAETAGYQLVSLGERVLRTETAGVVAITAVHSVWGPEMQNRLK from the coding sequence ATGCCTCAATTTTATCTTCCCGGACCATGGGAATCCCAAAAGCCTACCGCCCTCACCCCTGAGGTTGCCCATCATTTACGCGTCAGACGCATTCAGGTGGGGGAAACCTTTCCTGTTTTTGATGGACTAGGCCAAGTTGCCCAAGGTGAACTCCTCTCATTGAGCGGAAAAAGCGGTTTAGCCCAATTAAGCAATATTCGTAGCGATACCCATCGCGAAGCCCCTTACGCGATCACTTTGGCGCAAGGCTTGGCTGGTGGTGACAAAATGGATTGGATTGTTGAAAAAGCCGTCGAAACGGGCGCTCAAATCATCGCCCCCTTGCAGTGCGAACGTTCCATCCTGAAACTAACCCGCTCAAGCGACCTAGAACGCGCTCAAAAGCGACTTCTCCACTGGGAAGGCATCATTCAAGCAGCTTGTGAGCAGTGCGATAGGACTGTTTTAGCCAAGCTAGAGCCTATTCAGACCTTCAGCTCCTATTTACAAGATGGCGTAAAACCCAAACTCAAGCTTTTACTCAGCCCTGACGCAACTCAAAGTCTGTATTCCGTACTCATTGAAAACGAGCCGCAAAATATCATCCTCATGATCGGACCTGAGGGCGGACACTCACCTGACGAAGAAAAGCAAGCTGAAACAGCAGGCTACCAACTCGTCTCTTTAGGAGAGCGCGTGCTACGTACTGAAACGGCTGGAGTGGTAGCTATCACCGCCGTTCATAGTGTATGGGGCCCAGAAATGCAAAATCGCCTCAAATAG
- the thiL gene encoding thiamine-phosphate kinase: protein MHSPSNPIGEFDLIERFFKTGTSATEQNENIPLGIGDDCALIKQATDSEIAITTDMLVEGRHFFAGADPEQLGRKALAVNLSDLAAMGAEPLGFTLAIAMPKADIAWLEAFSKGLLDSANLYGCPLIGGDTTAGPLTLSITALGNIPQGKAIRRSGAKIEDDVWVSGNVGDARLALAALRHEIPLSAEDLKQVEKRMHQPTPRIELGIGLRDIATAALDISDGLLGDLNHVLKQSQVDAQIFLNQIPKSETLKKQSTDIQNQFAASGGDDYEICFTAPNHQREAIKKLSKSLDLPLTLIGRIIPIKNKNPQVHLINSDGATMSAIESKKLLQSFDHFSS from the coding sequence ATGCACTCACCATCTAACCCCATAGGGGAATTTGACCTGATTGAACGTTTTTTTAAAACGGGTACGAGTGCGACTGAACAAAATGAAAACATCCCCCTTGGAATCGGTGATGATTGCGCCCTAATCAAGCAAGCTACGGACTCAGAGATAGCCATTACCACCGATATGCTGGTCGAAGGAAGGCACTTTTTTGCTGGCGCCGACCCTGAGCAATTAGGCCGCAAAGCCTTAGCAGTCAACCTTTCCGACCTAGCAGCCATGGGCGCTGAGCCGCTTGGCTTTACCTTGGCGATAGCGATGCCAAAAGCGGATATTGCTTGGCTAGAGGCTTTTTCAAAAGGTTTGCTGGACAGTGCAAACCTCTATGGTTGCCCACTCATTGGGGGCGATACCACTGCCGGCCCGCTGACTTTGTCGATCACTGCACTGGGCAATATTCCCCAAGGGAAAGCCATTCGCAGATCAGGGGCAAAGATTGAAGATGATGTGTGGGTTTCTGGCAACGTTGGGGATGCAAGACTTGCTCTTGCTGCACTGCGTCATGAAATCCCCCTTTCCGCAGAAGATCTAAAACAAGTTGAGAAACGCATGCATCAACCGACCCCAAGAATTGAATTGGGAATAGGTTTGCGAGATATTGCTACTGCCGCACTCGATATTTCAGATGGCTTGCTCGGTGATTTGAATCATGTCTTAAAACAATCTCAGGTTGATGCGCAAATTTTCTTAAACCAAATACCGAAGTCAGAGACTTTAAAAAAACAAAGTACTGATATACAAAATCAATTTGCTGCGAGCGGCGGTGATGACTACGAGATTTGCTTTACTGCACCAAATCATCAACGTGAGGCCATTAAAAAATTAAGCAAGTCTCTCGATTTACCTTTGACTCTGATTGGTCGAATCATCCCCATCAAAAATAAAAATCCCCAAGTCCATTTAATTAATTCGGATGGAGCCACTATGAGTGCCATCGAGAGCAAAAAACTGCTTCAATCATTCGATCATTTTTCATCATGA
- a CDS encoding phosphatidylglycerophosphatase A family protein: MNQTPDQEVKPGFKWMIQTATRTLAFGFGSGLSPVAPGTAGTLWAWAAFLLGEYLFTTEDFFWIIGGGILLGCWICGHVSEELGKKDFGGIVWDEMVAFWLVLIFVMPTSIWMQIIAFILFRFFDAVKPGPIGMIDRHFKNIDSGNAPSTLLQILWRGFGIIVDDLAAAFFTLLIFAAIQAITQQLGWVL, encoded by the coding sequence ATGAACCAAACACCAGATCAAGAAGTAAAGCCTGGATTTAAGTGGATGATCCAAACCGCCACTCGCACCCTAGCCTTTGGTTTTGGTAGTGGACTAAGCCCTGTTGCCCCAGGTACTGCTGGGACCCTATGGGCTTGGGCGGCATTTTTACTGGGGGAGTATCTCTTCACCACCGAAGACTTTTTCTGGATTATCGGAGGAGGCATTCTGCTGGGCTGCTGGATCTGTGGGCATGTCAGCGAAGAGTTGGGCAAGAAAGACTTTGGTGGGATTGTTTGGGATGAGATGGTTGCCTTTTGGCTGGTTCTCATTTTCGTCATGCCGACAAGCATTTGGATGCAAATCATTGCATTTATTCTCTTTCGCTTTTTTGATGCCGTTAAGCCAGGTCCTATTGGCATGATTGATCGGCACTTCAAAAATATAGATTCTGGCAATGCGCCCTCCACCCTATTACAAATTCTTTGGCGAGGATTTGGGATCATAGTAGATGACCTCGCCGCAGCTTTCTTTACGCTATTGATATTTGCTGCAATACAAGCCATTACGCAACAACTTGGGTGGGTCTTATGA
- the gap gene encoding type I glyceraldehyde-3-phosphate dehydrogenase produces MTIRVAINGYGRIGRMVLRALYEDQVNGKPRRDIKIVAINAMGDIDINAHLTQYDSAHGRFPAEVSVDGDHMVVNGDRIKMFSTRNPLETPWGELGVDLVLECSGKFTSKEKAMVHISQGAKKVLISAPGEKDVDATIVYGVNQNVLKPSDVVVSNASCTTNCLAPLVKPLLEKIGIESGLMTTIHAFTNDQVLTDVYHKDMRRARSAVTSMIPTKTGAAKAVGLVLPALAGRFDGFAMRVPVINVSVVDLTFAASRATSVDEVNSILKTASEGELKGILGFNTLPLVSIDFNHDPRPSIYDASQTRVSADGKLVKVLAWYDNEWGYSVQMLNAAEALMAVK; encoded by the coding sequence ATGACAATTCGTGTTGCAATCAATGGTTATGGACGTATTGGACGTATGGTACTGCGTGCCTTATACGAAGATCAGGTAAACGGCAAACCAAGGCGTGATATCAAAATCGTAGCAATTAATGCTATGGGAGATATTGATATCAATGCCCATTTAACCCAATACGATTCAGCCCACGGGCGTTTTCCTGCAGAGGTATCAGTTGATGGCGATCACATGGTGGTTAATGGCGATCGCATCAAGATGTTCTCCACCCGCAATCCACTGGAAACTCCATGGGGTGAGCTAGGCGTTGATCTGGTGCTTGAGTGCTCCGGCAAATTTACCTCTAAAGAAAAAGCCATGGTGCACATTTCTCAGGGCGCGAAGAAGGTATTAATTTCTGCTCCTGGTGAAAAAGATGTTGATGCCACTATTGTTTACGGTGTAAATCAAAATGTTCTCAAGCCAAGCGATGTGGTTGTGTCTAATGCGAGTTGTACAACCAACTGTTTAGCGCCACTAGTAAAACCATTGTTAGAAAAAATTGGCATTGAATCTGGCTTGATGACTACGATTCATGCTTTTACGAATGACCAAGTGTTAACGGATGTGTATCACAAGGACATGCGCCGTGCGCGTTCTGCTGTCACCAGTATGATTCCAACTAAGACGGGCGCAGCAAAAGCAGTGGGTCTTGTATTACCCGCTTTAGCTGGTCGTTTTGATGGCTTTGCGATGCGTGTTCCAGTAATTAACGTTTCTGTGGTTGACCTGACTTTTGCTGCTAGCCGCGCCACTAGCGTTGATGAAGTGAACTCTATCTTGAAGACAGCCAGCGAAGGAGAGCTCAAAGGCATTTTAGGATTCAACACTTTGCCGCTAGTTTCTATCGACTTTAATCATGACCCTCGCCCAAGCATCTATGACGCTTCTCAAACCCGCGTTTCTGCAGACGGCAAGTTGGTCAAGGTTTTAGCTTGGTACGACAATGAATGGGGCTATTCAGTCCAAATGTTGAATGCCGCAGAGGCTTTAATGGCTGTAAAGTGA
- the tkt gene encoding transketolase gives MSNLQIRMANAIRALSMDAVQQANSGHPGMPMGMADIAVGLWNEHLKHNPTDPHWIDRDRFVLSNGHGSMLLYSLLHLSGYDLPIEELKNFRQLHSKTPGHPEYGITPGVETTTGPLGQGISNAVGMALAEKLLAEEFNRPGMDIIDHYTYVFLGDGCLMEGISHEVCSLAGTLKLNKLIALWDDNGISIDGKVVSWFNEDTPKRFEAYGWNVIRAVDGHDAEAVSAAIAKAKKSDKPTLICCKTAIGQGSPNMAGSDKVHGSPLGAAEIAATRVALNWPYAPFEVPKDIYTAWDFKKRGQAAEHEWNKEFQKYKNKYPELASELQRRMEGELSKDFSATLNAYLKTCQSKAETIATRKASQNAIEALAPALPEFMGGSADLTGSNLTNWSTCKAVRADQWGNHINYGVREFGMSAIMNGIALHGGYIPFGGTFLTFSDYSRNALRMAALMKLRSIFVFTHDSIGLGEDGPTHQSVEQVASLRLIPNLMVWRPCDTTESAVAWGAAIERKNGPSALIFSRQNCPFVSRTAAQIKDIARGGYVLLDPQSGKVDAVIIATGSEIALALQTAQQLEKEGLGIRIVSMPSTTVFDQQDAAYKSTVLPAKIPRIAVEAGVSDFWWKYGCAAVHGVDTFGESAPAPQLYEYFGLTADQISKTVKQCIANK, from the coding sequence ATGTCAAACCTTCAAATTCGTATGGCCAATGCCATTCGTGCCTTATCCATGGATGCAGTTCAACAGGCAAATTCAGGTCACCCTGGTATGCCAATGGGAATGGCAGACATTGCTGTTGGACTTTGGAACGAGCATTTAAAACATAACCCGACTGATCCGCATTGGATTGATCGCGACCGTTTTGTATTGTCCAACGGTCATGGTTCGATGTTGTTGTACTCGCTCCTACATCTCTCTGGTTATGACTTACCGATTGAAGAGTTAAAAAACTTCCGGCAATTACATAGTAAAACCCCAGGACACCCTGAGTATGGAATTACTCCTGGCGTTGAAACAACTACCGGTCCACTCGGGCAAGGAATTTCAAATGCAGTGGGTATGGCCCTTGCAGAAAAATTATTAGCAGAAGAATTTAACCGCCCTGGTATGGACATCATTGATCATTACACCTACGTATTTTTGGGTGATGGATGTTTGATGGAGGGTATCAGTCATGAGGTTTGTTCTTTAGCTGGAACCTTAAAGCTCAATAAATTAATTGCCTTGTGGGATGACAACGGCATTTCAATCGATGGCAAAGTAGTTTCATGGTTCAACGAGGATACGCCGAAGCGCTTTGAAGCTTATGGTTGGAATGTCATTCGCGCTGTTGATGGGCATGATGCTGAAGCAGTGTCAGCAGCGATTGCAAAAGCCAAAAAGAGTGACAAACCGACCTTGATTTGCTGCAAGACAGCGATTGGCCAAGGCTCGCCTAATATGGCTGGGAGCGACAAAGTGCATGGCTCCCCACTCGGTGCTGCTGAAATTGCAGCAACTCGTGTTGCCTTAAATTGGCCGTACGCACCTTTTGAAGTGCCTAAAGATATTTACACTGCATGGGATTTTAAAAAGCGTGGACAAGCAGCAGAGCATGAGTGGAATAAAGAGTTTCAAAAATACAAAAATAAATATCCGGAATTGGCTTCTGAATTACAGCGTCGCATGGAAGGCGAGTTATCAAAAGATTTTTCAGCTACCTTAAATGCCTATTTAAAAACTTGCCAATCAAAAGCAGAAACGATTGCCACACGTAAGGCAAGTCAAAATGCGATTGAGGCTTTGGCGCCAGCACTGCCAGAGTTTATGGGCGGATCTGCTGACTTAACGGGTTCCAATCTAACCAACTGGTCAACCTGCAAAGCAGTGCGTGCTGATCAGTGGGGAAATCATATTAACTATGGTGTGCGCGAATTTGGAATGAGTGCCATCATGAATGGCATTGCCTTACATGGCGGCTATATTCCTTTTGGCGGAACCTTCTTAACTTTCTCAGACTACAGTCGCAATGCCTTGCGCATGGCTGCCCTGATGAAATTGCGTAGCATCTTTGTATTTACTCATGACTCTATTGGTCTGGGTGAAGATGGCCCAACCCATCAATCCGTAGAGCAAGTGGCCAGTTTGCGCTTGATCCCTAATTTAATGGTTTGGCGTCCTTGCGACACTACTGAGAGTGCTGTGGCTTGGGGGGCGGCAATTGAGCGAAAAAATGGCCCTAGCGCCTTAATTTTTAGTCGTCAGAATTGCCCATTTGTATCCCGTACTGCGGCGCAAATTAAAGATATTGCGCGCGGTGGCTATGTATTGCTTGATCCTCAATCTGGAAAAGTAGACGCAGTCATCATTGCTACCGGTTCTGAAATTGCACTGGCATTGCAAACAGCGCAGCAGCTAGAAAAAGAAGGATTGGGTATTCGCATCGTTTCTATGCCATCAACCACTGTCTTTGATCAGCAAGATGCTGCTTACAAATCAACAGTGTTGCCCGCCAAGATTCCACGTATTGCTGTTGAAGCTGGCGTCAGTGATTTCTGGTGGAAGTATGGATGCGCAGCAGTTCACGGTGTTGACACCTTCGGTGAGTCAGCGCCTGCACCACAACTGTATGAGTATTTTGGTTTAACGGCCGATCAGATTTCGAAAACTGTTAAGCAGTGCATTGCAAATAAATAA
- the dapB gene encoding 4-hydroxy-tetrahydrodipicolinate reductase, with translation MKIAIAGATGRMGRMLIETVFNSPDAQLVGALEHNSCPQLGEDAGSFLGKKTGVIISSDVAAVLANAEFLIDFTRPDGTMAHLAVAEKTGTKMIIGTTGLSSEQIGDLKKASAKLAIVFAPNMSVGVNATFKLLEIAAKMLNEGYDIEIVEAHHRHKVDAPSGTALKMGEVIAEALGEKLDDVAVYAREGHTGERKPGSIGFATIRGGDIVGDHTVLFAGDGERIEISHKSSSRQSYAQGSLRAARFLQNQTFGLYDMQDVLGLRK, from the coding sequence ATGAAGATTGCAATTGCTGGTGCAACTGGCCGCATGGGAAGAATGTTAATTGAGACTGTTTTCAATTCACCGGATGCTCAACTCGTAGGGGCCTTGGAGCATAACTCCTGTCCGCAATTAGGCGAAGATGCTGGTTCATTTTTAGGCAAAAAAACAGGAGTCATCATTTCTTCAGATGTTGCAGCGGTGTTAGCAAATGCAGAGTTTTTAATTGATTTCACAAGACCTGATGGCACCATGGCCCATTTAGCTGTGGCAGAAAAAACGGGTACCAAAATGATTATTGGTACAACAGGGCTAAGCAGCGAGCAGATTGGGGATTTAAAAAAAGCATCTGCTAAGTTGGCAATTGTGTTTGCACCCAATATGAGTGTTGGTGTAAATGCTACATTTAAGTTGTTAGAAATTGCCGCCAAGATGTTGAATGAGGGTTACGACATTGAGATAGTTGAAGCGCATCATCGTCACAAAGTAGACGCACCCTCAGGCACAGCGTTGAAGATGGGTGAAGTCATTGCAGAAGCCTTGGGTGAAAAACTGGATGATGTCGCAGTCTATGCACGTGAAGGTCATACAGGTGAGCGCAAACCGGGCTCGATTGGCTTTGCAACTATTCGCGGTGGCGATATTGTTGGTGACCATACCGTATTGTTTGCTGGTGATGGTGAGCGTATTGAAATTAGTCATAAATCCTCGAGCCGCCAGTCATATGCGCAAGGCTCCTTACGCGCTGCACGTTTTTTACAGAATCAAACCTTTGGACTGTATGACATGCAGGATGTCTTGGGTTTACGTAAATAA
- a CDS encoding NADP-dependent malic enzyme, with protein MSKENNKEQQIAALREAALQYHEFPVPGKIEIAPTKQLTNQRDLALAYTPGVAAPCEEIVKDPANAFKYTARGNLVGVITNGTAVLGLGNIGPLASKPVMEGKAVLFKKFAGIDVFDIEVNENDPDKLVEIIAALEPTFGGINLEDIKAPDCFVVERKLQARMKIPVFHDDQHGTAIVVAAAILNGLKVVGKDVGNVKLVTSGAGAAALACLDLLVDLGIPRKNIWVTDLAGVAYKGRKELMDPEKEPFCQETDLRTLDQAIEGADIFLGLSAGGVLKPEMVKKMADKPLVYALANPTPEILPEEVKAVRPDAVMATGRTDYPNQVNNVLCFPFIFRGALDVGATTITRGMEVAAVKAVAELAQAEQSEVVTSVYGIENLSFGPEYLIPKPFDPRLITVIAPAVAKAAMDDGVALRPIKDFDAYRNQLQQFVYHSGTLMKPLFSIAKRVPANQKRIVFAEGEDERVLRAVQIILDEHLATPILIGRPAVIEHRIEKFGLRMKAGDDFEIVNPENDLRFRDFWQTYLGLTERKGVTQSFAKLEVRRRNSLIGSLLIEKGMADGMISGTVGNIATHLKYIDEVIGHEEGANVYGAMSGLILPGRQVFLVDTHINIDPTAQQLSDLTLMAASEMRKLGLIPKVALLSHSNFGSSNAPSAIKMREVLALLQKADPTLEVDGEMHGDSALDASIREGAVSSSTLKGDANLLVLPNIDAANISYNLLKTAAGNGIAIGPLLLGVAKPIHILTPAATVRRIVNVTTLAVVEAASNARGIS; from the coding sequence ATGAGCAAAGAAAACAATAAAGAACAACAAATCGCCGCCTTAAGAGAGGCCGCCCTCCAGTACCACGAGTTTCCAGTCCCTGGAAAAATCGAAATTGCCCCCACAAAACAACTCACAAATCAACGCGATTTAGCGCTTGCATATACGCCAGGTGTTGCTGCACCTTGTGAAGAGATTGTTAAAGATCCAGCGAATGCATTTAAATACACAGCCCGAGGAAATCTCGTTGGTGTTATTACAAACGGAACGGCAGTTCTGGGTTTGGGAAATATTGGACCATTGGCTAGTAAGCCAGTGATGGAAGGCAAAGCGGTACTGTTTAAGAAATTTGCTGGCATTGATGTTTTCGATATCGAAGTAAACGAAAACGATCCTGACAAGTTAGTAGAAATTATTGCTGCGCTTGAGCCAACCTTTGGTGGTATTAATTTAGAAGACATCAAAGCGCCAGATTGCTTTGTTGTAGAGCGCAAATTGCAAGCGCGCATGAAGATTCCAGTCTTTCATGATGATCAGCATGGAACGGCAATTGTGGTGGCGGCTGCCATTCTTAATGGCTTAAAGGTGGTTGGTAAGGACGTGGGTAATGTGAAGCTGGTGACCTCTGGAGCTGGCGCAGCTGCCTTAGCCTGCTTAGACTTATTGGTTGATCTGGGTATTCCGCGTAAAAATATTTGGGTAACCGATCTTGCTGGTGTGGCTTACAAGGGTCGCAAGGAGTTAATGGATCCTGAGAAAGAGCCATTCTGCCAAGAAACTGATTTGAGAACATTAGATCAGGCAATTGAAGGTGCGGATATTTTCTTGGGTCTATCAGCTGGCGGTGTACTCAAGCCAGAGATGGTAAAGAAGATGGCAGACAAGCCATTGGTCTACGCCTTAGCCAATCCAACCCCAGAAATTCTGCCGGAAGAAGTCAAGGCAGTTCGCCCGGATGCAGTAATGGCAACTGGCCGCACTGACTATCCTAATCAAGTCAATAACGTGTTGTGTTTTCCATTTATCTTCCGTGGTGCATTAGACGTCGGTGCAACAACGATTACCCGTGGCATGGAAGTGGCTGCTGTGAAGGCTGTAGCAGAGTTGGCACAAGCAGAGCAAAGCGAAGTGGTGACTTCAGTTTATGGAATTGAAAACCTTTCTTTTGGTCCAGAGTATTTAATCCCAAAACCATTTGACCCACGTTTAATAACCGTGATTGCCCCTGCAGTGGCAAAAGCTGCCATGGATGATGGCGTTGCCTTACGTCCGATTAAAGACTTCGACGCTTATCGCAATCAGTTACAGCAATTTGTGTACCACTCTGGTACTTTGATGAAGCCCCTCTTCAGTATTGCGAAGAGAGTTCCAGCAAATCAAAAACGCATTGTGTTTGCTGAAGGTGAAGATGAGCGCGTATTGCGTGCCGTACAAATTATTCTCGATGAGCATTTGGCAACCCCTATTTTGATCGGGCGGCCTGCAGTTATTGAGCACCGCATTGAAAAATTTGGCCTGCGCATGAAGGCTGGAGATGACTTTGAGATCGTTAACCCAGAGAATGATTTACGTTTCCGCGATTTCTGGCAAACCTATTTGGGCCTTACTGAGCGCAAAGGTGTAACTCAATCTTTTGCGAAACTAGAAGTGCGTCGCCGTAATAGCTTGATCGGTAGTCTATTGATTGAAAAGGGGATGGCTGATGGCATGATTTCTGGCACTGTTGGCAACATTGCTACTCACCTCAAATATATTGATGAAGTAATTGGTCATGAGGAAGGGGCGAATGTCTATGGCGCAATGTCTGGTTTGATTCTTCCAGGCCGTCAAGTATTCTTGGTGGATACCCACATCAATATTGATCCAACTGCTCAGCAGTTATCGGATTTAACTTTAATGGCTGCTAGTGAGATGCGTAAGTTAGGTCTCATACCTAAAGTTGCACTTTTATCGCACTCCAATTTTGGCTCAAGCAATGCGCCTTCTGCAATCAAGATGCGTGAAGTATTAGCGTTGCTGCAAAAAGCCGACCCAACTCTTGAAGTAGATGGAGAGATGCATGGGGATAGCGCTTTAGATGCAAGCATTCGTGAGGGGGCTGTATCTTCATCAACGTTAAAAGGTGATGCGAATTTATTAGTTCTCCCGAATATTGATGCAGCTAATATTTCTTACAATTTGTTAAAAACTGCAGCGGGTAATGGCATTGCTATCGGACCGTTATTGTTGGGTGTTGCCAAGCCAATTCATATTCTGACTCCAGCCGCGACCGTACGACGAATCGTGAATGTGACCACTTTGGCGGTCGTTGAGGCGGCAAGTAACGCTAGGGGCATTTCTTAA
- the fur gene encoding ferric iron uptake transcriptional regulator — protein MTTNQNPTPENLRDIGLKATGPRMKILDFFHQNGGTHFSAEDIFMALAKDDQEIGLATVYRVLTQFEQAGLLLRSHFESSKGDSRAIYELNEGRHHDHLVCLDCGHVEEFVDDAIEKRQQDIAKSLGFKLQEHSLAMYGHCTKKNCRNKQK, from the coding sequence ATGACTACGAACCAAAACCCCACTCCTGAAAATTTACGCGATATTGGCTTAAAGGCGACTGGTCCGCGCATGAAAATCCTGGACTTTTTTCATCAGAATGGGGGCACCCACTTTAGTGCCGAAGACATCTTTATGGCCCTTGCCAAGGATGATCAAGAGATAGGCTTGGCTACGGTATATCGGGTTTTGACCCAATTTGAGCAAGCAGGCCTTTTACTGCGCAGCCATTTTGAGTCTAGTAAAGGCGATAGCAGGGCTATCTATGAACTCAATGAAGGACGTCACCACGACCACTTGGTCTGCTTGGATTGCGGGCACGTGGAAGAGTTTGTAGATGACGCCATTGAAAAAAGACAGCAAGATATTGCTAAATCCCTTGGTTTTAAGCTTCAGGAACACTCTTTAGCCATGTATGGCCACTGCACTAAGAAAAACTGTCGAAATAAGCAAAAATAA